ATTTCACGATCGTTGGTGTGTCACTTGACAAGTCAAAAGAGGCATGGGATAAAGCCGTTGAAGCAGATGGTCTGACCTGGACACATGTAAGCGATCTGCAGCTCTGGGAATCAAAAGTGGTACCACTGTATGGTATCAGTTCCATCCCTACCAATATGCTGCTGGACCCACAGGGTAAAGTCGTTGCAATTGGTCTGAGAGGCCCTGCACTGGAATCAAAACTGCAGGAAGTATTACAGTAACATCAGTCACTGACAGATAAAAAAAGCGTCCGCCTGAGGCGGACGCTTTTTTATTAACTAGTCGACCACGGTTATTTTTTATAGCCCGGATTCTGTTCGATGTTCAAATTCACATCTATCTCACGCTGCGGGATCGGGAAGATCGCAGTCGGAGAGCTGGCTTCAATGGTACATCTGGGCGTATTTAACTGATTTGGATTGTTACAATAATTACGAACGATATCCAGTTTGTTTCTCAGCAGGTCGAAGTAACGGTGTCCTTCAAACATAAATTCCACACGCTTCTCCTTTAACACGGCTGTGAGCACGTTTGCGTTAGGTATATTCTCCAGCGGAGTCAGATTACGATGTGTACGGATCGCATTAACGTCCGTCAGTGCAGCTGCATAATTTTCTGATTTCGCATAGGCTTCTGCACGGATCAGGTACATCTCAGAGATACGCAGCACCTTGGCACTATACAGACCGGAAATACCATCCTGGCCGCTGAATTTGTTATTCTGAAATTCAGCGGGGCTACCTGTAAATTCAGATACATATACGTTTCTTGCATCTCCTGTCTCCAGCACATTCTTTAAATCCGGAGACACCCTGATATCACCATAACCTGGTTTCAGGTACATACGGCCGAAGTTATCAGAGCCCAATGATTCATTACTCAGTATTCTTACGGTGAAGATATCTTCCGGTGTGCCAGGCGTATTATAGAAGTTGGTTAGGGTACTGGCAGCAGCGATCTGATAACCGCCGTTAATAACCCTGGTAGCCTCTGTAATAGCATTTGCATTATCACCTTTGTACAGGTATACCCTGGCCAGCAATGCAGAAGCAGCATAGGAGCTGGCTGTGTAAGGATCATTCCTGTCGGCAGGTAATAACTCTTTTGCTTTTGTCAGATCGGCAATGACCTGTGTATATACTTCTTCAACTGTGTTTCTTTTAGGCGAGCCCACTTCGAATTTCGTCATCACAGGTACGCCCAATGTAGACCCACCACCTATCGCATAGGGTGTTGAAAAAACACGCAGCAGGTCGAAGTGTCCCAGCGCACGTACGAACAATGCCTGTCCAAGTGCACTGTTCTTTTCTGCGTCTGTTCCATCCTGTAACAGTGGCACGCTGTTCACGATGTTATTGGCACGTAATATCACTGCATAGATCCGGTTCCAGATACCGGTAACGTCACCATCGGCCAACACCCAGCTTACACGCCAGCTGGACAGAAAACGGTTACTGTTGTTAAACGAGAGGTATACGTTATCGGCAGTGATCTCAGGTATGATGAGGTAGTTCCTGCCATAATATTCAGTTACCTTTAGTCCTTCGTACATACCATTTACAGCGGCATTGACACCCTGAATATCTTTCAGTGCATCAGCAGTCGGTAATTTGTCGGCAGGATAAAGGTCCAGTTCTTTGTTACAGCCCTGGTTGACAACAAGCAGGGCAGCCATTAATATCGGGAGAATAATTTTTTTCATATCTGATCAATTACCTGAATTAGAAGTTAATATTTGCGCCAAATGTGATACTCTTTGAAGGTGGGTATCTGAAGAATTCCAGGGCACTGATATCCTGTTCGGGATCCCATCCGGTATAGCTCGTCCAGGTAGCCAGATTGGCCGCCTGTGCATATAGTTTAACACTGGAGAGTTTTGCGGCTCTCACCCATTTAGCAGGCAGGCTGTAAGCCAGGTTGATATTCCTCAGACGGAGGAAGGAACCATCTTCGAGGTAGCGGGTGGATAATGCAGAGTTGGCATTTTTGTTACCACCAGGAATTGGTTTAGGTCTTTCTGCGATGTCACCCTCTTTTCTCCAGTAGTTCTGTGCTGCCAGTTTATCGTATCCATAACCAAAATAGGCACCATCAGCATCACCCAGATTCCTTGTTCTGTTCAGGATCTTATTGCCAGTTACTGCGTAGAAGAATACAGAAAGGCTGATACCTTTATATTCAAACGTGTTGGTCAGACCACCGGTGAATTTAGGCTGGCTGTTACCAACGATCCTTCTTTCTGCCAGGTTAATATTGTTGGTTGTTTTACCATCAGCAGTATACCATAAAGGATCACCATTTTTAGGATCAACACCGGCCCACTCATTCAGGTACCAGCTCTGTACCGGCTGTCCTACCCTGTGTAATTGCGTACTGTTAGCACCTGCCACATCACGTCCCATGAAGAGGGATGTTACCTTGTTCCTGTTCATACCGATATTCAGCTCCGTTCTCCAGCTGAAACCGTTGTTATCGTCAAAATTTTTAGAGGTGATCAGTGCTTCGATACCTTTATTTTCCAGGCTACCCACATTGGTCATCTGTGTAGTGAACCCACTGGTAGAAGACACAGGCGTGTTCAGTAATAATCCGTCGGTATTACGTTTGTACACATCGATCGTTGCAGAGATAGCGCCGTTCAGCAGGGCAAGGTCCAGTCCGATATTAAATGACTTGTTCTTTTCCCATGTCAGATCAACGTTACCGATCGTATTCGGCGCGTTACCAGGTGCACCATTGTAGGAAGTACCATAGTCGTACAATGCACGGGCTACGAAGTTATCGATCGTACCAAAATCAGCATTACCTGTCTGGCCATAGCTGACGCGCAATTTTAGATCAGAGAATGCGTTCTGCGATTGCATGAACCCTTCTTCGATCAATCTCCATGATGCACCTACTGAGAAGAAGGTACCGTAACGGTTATTCACACCAAAACGGGATGACCCGTCAGTTCTGGCGCCTACGCTCAGGTTATATTTTTGTCTGAATGAATAGTTCAGTTGTCCCATATAGGACAGGAACGTATAGTCTGTTGCGTTACCACCGACAGCCTGCGGTGTAGCAGTAATGTCAAGTACTTTCAACTGACTACCGATGATACCGATACCTTCAGCGTTAAATGATCTTGACTTGAAGCGGTTATACTCGGTGAGTGCGAGGTAATCCAGCTGATGATCTTCACCAATATTAAAATTACCGGTAAATGAAAACTGGTTCGTCAGCGTGGTAGCCTTCAGGCTCTGGTTGTAAATACTACCACTTTTCAACGGATCGGCCGCATTGTATCCATCACCGGTAGTAGGATCGTAGAACAGATTAGCTGAAGAGTTCACCATATCCAGGTTCACTTTCTCCTGAACTTTCAGCCAGTCAAATATGCGATAGGCAACAGTTACACCACCAAGTCCACGGAAGTTGCTCAACTTCTTATCGTTCCTGTAAATAGAATAGAGAAAGTTATCTCCACTGGCGGCATTAAAGTCAGCTTCCAGACCTGTATACAATGAACCATCAGGTTTGTAAGGGCTTTGGAAAGGAGAGACGAAGAAGGCACCGAGTAGTGGGCTGGCGTAATAGTTACCACCCATTGCGCTATTGGCATCACTCTGAGATAGGTTCAGGTTCGTGGAAACATCCAGTCTGTCATTGACTTTCTGAGATACGTTAGAAATAAGAGTATAACGTTTCAGCCCGGAGTTGATAACAGTACCTTCCTGATCATTGTAGCCGGCAGAAAGGTATAGTTTCGTTTTTTCATTACCACCGGAAGCGGAGATGCCATAGTCCTGCATCTTTGCGGTACGGAAACCCGCATCGCGCCAGTCAAAGCCGGTAGACAGCAGGGAAGCAGGAAATTCCTCATCAATTTCTGCCGGTGTGTATCCATTGAGAGCGAGTACATCACGGTTGTAGGCGAGACTTTCAGCGGGCGTGAGCAAACCTGATTTACCAAAGCTTGCTTTAGATGAGCCATACTGCGCACGTGCACCGAAAGTAGTGACGCCAGCCTTGCCTTTTTTGGTAGTGATAACGATCACACCATTGGCACCTCTGGAACCATACATGGCAGTGGCTGATGCATCTTTCAGTACATTGATACTTTCCACGTCGTTAGGGTTGAGGTTGGCGAGGAGGTCATTGGATTGCAGTGCAAGATTGCTGGTGTTGTTAACATCTCTACCATCTACAATGATACCATCGATCACATATAGCGGAGCAGCACTTGCGCTGATAGATCCAACACCACGGATACGTACATTCTGTACGGACCCTGGCTGACCGGAAGCGCCACCTACAAAGACACCAGCGGCCTGCCCCTGCAATGCCTGGTTAATGTCTACGAGCGGCGTATTAGCCAGTTTTTCGGCGGTTACTTCCGCAACAGCACTTACCTTTTTCACCCTGTTGGTATTTACATACCCGGTAGCGATGTACTCTGTGAGGGTGTTATCAGCAGCCAGTGATACATTCACAGAACCGCTTTGGTCTGGTTTTACAGTCTGGGCGCCGAAACCAACGGAAGAGATCACGAGGGTTTGACCAGCACCGAGTTCGATACTGAAGTTTCCATTCTGATCAGTGGCGGTACCCTTATTGGAGCCATGGATCCTGACAGTGGCATAGGGCACAGCTGAGCCGTCTTTTGCGTCGGTAACTTTTCCCTTGATCGTTCGGGTTTGGGCAAGCGCGGGCAGCACGCTGATGGCCATTATTAGCCATAGGAGTAAAGTGTGTTTCATAAGCGATTTTGATTGATAAAAACGTCCGGATATTTACTTCATAGTTAAAGTTTAGGCTAATGAAATAACACGGCCTGTACGTACAGCATGATTGTACGTAAGACTTACTTACCTGACGGATCAACACATAAAAAGAGGATGTATGCTACATTTTCAGGCAACAGTTACTCCGCCCCCATGTCAGGCAGTAAGGTTCATTCGTGTAATTGGTTTTTGATGTTCAATAGTACGTTTCAAGTAATTCCTTTCTCAGCGGCAAAAGTTGGTGGGTCGGGTCTCTTCAGGAATTGTTGATTCAGATTTTGGCTCGTCTTTGTTCACAATAAGTCACATATGCAATATATGAAATTGCCTGGAAATTATCTTGTCCCTTCACTCAATTTTTTTCTGGATTAGCGAATAATTCCCGTTGATACTGGGGTCTGAAGGGAAAATAATTGTATGAGCAAGGTGCCAGCTAGTGATCAATTACTGACCGTGCGCCAGACACTGTATTTGGGGTATCATAAAAAAAAGCATTAAATGTGACCAGGCACATTTAATGCTTTTTCCTGTATTACAATAGTTATATCTGTTAGTATCCAGGGTTCTGATGGCCTTTCAGAGCAGGACTCACATCAAGCTCTCTCTGAGGAAGCGGCAGTATCACTCTGTCAGCACCCGCCTTCTTCGCCGGATCATTTTCACGCAATGAGAAGCCTCTTCTTAACAGGTCCATTCTCCGATGTCCTTCAAAGCAAAGTTCCTTACGCCTTTCATTCAGAATTGCATTAATGAAAGCTTCTTTTTCTCCGAATGTGTTGATATCCCATTCAGCGAGTCCGGCGCGTCTTCTCAATGCATTCATCAGTTTAACAGACTCCTGATTTACACCATTCAGTTCCGCCAGTGCTTCGGCTCTGTTCAGGTACATTTCAGTAACCCGGATCAGCGGCGCATTATCTTTATAAGTACCGACGTTCGGGAACTTCAGTGTGAACCGTTTCTTCTGTCCATTACCGGCAGTGCCTTCATCACTCATGAGGAAACGTTTATCATTCGCCTCCTGTGTAAAGGCAGTTTCCAGTGAGGTTGTAAAAGGGCAGAATCCACCGTTATTAGTGGCAAAAGGCCTGTAATAATAGGCCCAGCCAAAACCGCTGCCAGGAGGGTCTGTGTCTGTATTCTGAACAGAGAAGACATCTTCCATGGTATTCGCATCATAGAAAGCATAATCAGTGGCCAGGTTGTAATAAGGCGACTTCAGTACACTGTCGGCATATTGTGCAGCTTTATCCCACTGCTCACGATACAGATACAGTCGGGACAACAATGCGAATGCAGCACCTTTTGTAGCACGGCCTCTTGCCATCACCGGGTCACTGAAGGTAGGTGACAGGTCGGGTAATGCTTCCAGCAGATCTTTTTCGAACTGTGCGTGGGCTTCATTCACAGTACCTCTGGAAGGGTAAGTAATGTTACCATCAAAGGCAGCAGTGACAACAGGAATGCCCGGTGTTCCACCCTGCTGTACCTGATAAGGCTGTGCAAACAGGTTCAGTAACTGGAAGTACAGGATTGTTCTCACAAACTTTGCTTCCGCCACATACATCTTACGGTCTTTTGCGGAGAAGGCAGGGTCCTGTACACCCGGCACTTTCTCTATCACCATATTAGCGCCCATGATCGCATCAAAATGAATGCGCCACATCTCACTGATGATAGAGCTGGAAGGGGAGGCTGTAAATGTGCTGATCTCACTGAATAATGCTGTTCCATAACATTCAGCATTATCTGCCATAAAATCGCCTATGATCTGTGGCTGACCTCCTGTAACCTCCGGACGCTGAGAGCGGCTGTATACGCCGTATAATGCGCTTAAAGAGGTAGGGCCAGATGTAAATACGAGGTCTGAAGGAATAGCCTGCTCCGGATCCTGCTGAAGGTCCTTACTGCAGGAAAACAAGCTGGTACAGGTCACACCTGCCAGCAGCCATATCCATATCTTATTTTTCCGGTTCATGTTGGCTGTTTTCATTTTTAAAATACCAGGTTTGCACCTACTGTGATTGATTTAGGTTGCGGCAAAGAGAAATAGCCTTCTCCTGCAACCTGTGCATTGGCACCATACTGAGATACTTCGGGGTCAGCACCACGGAAATGCCTGTCTTTTACGGTCAGGAGGTTTTGTCCCATTGCATACAGGCGAACGCCGCTCAGTACACGTGTACGGTTCAGCAGGCTGGCCGGTACATTATATCCCAGGCTGAGTGTTTTAAGACGCAGGAATGAACCATTGAACAGCTGCGCACTGGAAAGCTGGGCAAAGCTATTGCCGTTCTTCCAGGAAGCACTGGTAGCAGCTGGTGCAAATGCCTGATCGCCCGGTTTCTGCCAGTAGTTCAGCAGGTCCTTGCTGACGTTGGTACTAACATTCACTTTGACATTATCCAGCTCTCTGAATTCTGTCAGCATCACTTTATTGCCATAGGAGAAATAGAAATTCACACCCAGATCAAACTGTTTGTAACGCACCGTATTGTTAAATCCACCTGTCCATTTTGGCATGCCGCTACCGACGATATTCTGGTCTTTTGCAGAAGGCGTAGAGGTTACCTTTCCATCCTTGGTATACCATTCCGGGTCGCCGGTTTCCGGATTGATACCCTTATATTTCAACAGGTAAAAAGTGTTCAGTGAATGTCCCTGCAGCACACGCTGGCCGTTATATGTGCTTAACACAAAGTTCCTGTTTTCATCATCTTTGTTATCAGGGGGAAGTGATAAGACCTTGTTGTGCAGGTAACCCAGATTCAGGGTGGTGGTCCATTGCAGGTCTTTTGTCTTTACCGGCACACCTGTGATTTGCAGGTCCACACCTCTGTTCAGCATTTCGCCGGTGTTCCTGGTAGCAAATCCAAAACCGGTTGTGGAAGGTATGACCATATACAACAGCAGGTTCTTTGAATGCTTGCTGTAATAATCCACTGATAATTGTAATCTGTTATCCAGTACATTGACCGCTACGCCCAGATCCAGCTGACGGTTTTCTTCCCAGCTGAGTTTAGGGTTTTTGATCTGCGTAGGTCTGAGACCAGGTTGTCCGCCATAGTTAGCATCATTACCCGCCGTGTACAATGACATATAATCGTAGTAACCAATGCGGTCGTTACCTGTCACGCCGTAGCTGGCAGTAACTTTCATGTAGTCAATGAAGCCCAGGTCACGGATAAAACGCTCCTCCGACATGATCCAGCCGCCGGATACTGCCCAGAAGTTACCAAAACGGTTATTGGCATCAAAGCGGGAAGAACCATCGCGGCGCAATGTTCCTTCAAAGAGATATTTATCTTTATAGCGGTAGTTACCACGGAAGATGTAGGATTCAAGTCCCCAGGCCTTTCCCGTTGCCGCACCGGTAATGGTAGCAGCTGATCCGACATTCGGCAGCAGATCGCTGGTGAAACCGGAACCTGTTACCCTGATGTCATCATATCTGGCTGTTTCATAACTGTGCGCCGCCAGTAAAGTCACCTGGTGTACGTCAGCGAAACGTTTATCAAAATTGATACTGTTAGTGGTCAGCCATTTATTATCCTGCCAGATGGTTCTTCCGGCAGTACCGGCAGTAGTGCCCGTTATTTTGGCTGATCTGCGATATCTCTCTTCTGTTTCCAGGAAGTCCATACCCCAGTCGGTTTTCACCCACAGATAGTCAGTAATATTCAGTTTTGCATAGGCATTACCGGTATTGCGGCGGGTATAATATTTATTGCTACTCAGATTAATATAGGCGAGTGGGTTATTACCTGGCGAATCATACTGTCCGTCGGCAGTATAGGCAGCCGTAAAGGGAGTATTCAGCAGTCCTCTTGTATAAGGTGCCTGCGTGCCATTTTCAACCGGTATACGGTCCATGTTGGTATAAGCAGTGGTGAAGTTAACACCAAGGCGTAAATGCTTATTAGCGGTATGTTCCAGATTAATTCTTCCGGAGTACTTCTGCAGGTTGTTACCGATCACGAAGCTTTCATCATCAGCGTAATTACCGCCTATATAAAAGCGGGTCTTTTCATTACCACCATTAGCAGATAATGAATAGTTACTATTACGACCGGTCCTTGTTACCAGGGAAGGCCAGTCGGTACTTTCCGCAGGAAAATCCTTCTGAGCAGCGCCTGTCACTTTGGTGATATAGTTATTAAAGAAACTGGCGTATTCAGGGCCATTTAAGACATCTATTTTACCGGTAGGCCTCACCCAGCCGGTGGCGTAGTCCAGCCTGATCTGGGTTTTCTGCCTGTAGCCACCTTTTTTAGTAGCGATCAGTATTACCCCGTTCGATCCTCGGGAGCCATAAATAGCGGCAGCAGCAGCATCTTTCAGTACAGTAATGGACTCAATATCATCAGGATTCATTTCCAGCAGTGGATTCAGTAAAGAACCACCCCCGTTATTGGTACTGTTGTACGCGCCATCATTTAATGGCACCCCATCTACAATAAACAGCGGCTGTGTACCTGCTGTGATGGACGCCGTTCCTCTTACCCTTACCAGGGAGGCATTACCCAGCAAGCCCGAAGAATTGGTCATGCTGACACCGGCTACCTGTCCCTGCAGTAGCTGCTGAGGTGTGACTGTAGGTACATTGGCAAAATCAGCAGCTTTCACAACAGCAACAGCCTGTGTGGTATATTGCTGGGATTGCTCGCCATATCCGACCACTACTACTTCTGATAGCTTGGAGGATACAGATGCCAGTTTGATGTCTAACCGGGTCATGTCTGGTCCGACTTTCACCTGCCGGGACTGAAACCCGACCATAGAGAATTGCAGTTCGGGCGTTCCCCCGATGCTCATAGAATAAGACCCATCCGGACTGGTGGCTACGCGATAGGTGGAGCCTTTCAGGTGGATAGTAACACCGGGCAGGGGCGTACCGCTGCTATCGGCTGTAACAGTGCCTGTAAGTGTCCTCATCTGCGCGAATGCTGGTAGCACAGATATTAATGAAAACAGATACAGGAATACTCCTTTTTTCATCAAGTAGATTTTTAATTAATGCTGGAAGTCAGGCAGTACGATATATAGTACCAAGATTGAGATGTCGCATCTGTGGTTAAATGCGACCAATAGTCCCCCGTGTCTTTTATTGTTTTGATCTTCACACAGTCAAAAAGCAACACAAGATATAAAAAATCTTCAAATGATATGGAATGTGAGGCGTTAACGTATAAGTGGGGTTACCGGAGAGCAGGGGAAGGCATGGGCACAAAAAAGGGCCTGTTAAATAACAGGCCCTTCGATATATACATATCCGTTATAGCTTAGTTAGCGTCCCACCAAACTTTGTCATACGCCAGTTTAGCACCCGGGAAGTTCGGGTTTCTGGTGATTTCACTGTTTGGATACAGGAAGCGCTGAGGCATTTGACCAGCAGGTAATACAGAAGCCTGAGAACGAACGAAGAAATCAGGATAACCTGTACGACGCCATTCTGTCCATGCTTCGAAGTTCTGGTTTCCGCACATGGCGAAATACTTCTGGGTGATGATCGCTTTGATCTGATCAGCAGAAGCAGCTGGGAAGGCAGCAGCCTGCGTAGTGATGTAAGCACCAGGAGTTACATTGTAAGCGGTAAAGCTGGCAGTGATACCTGACTGATACAGCGCTTTTGCATCACCGGTCAACCAGCCACGTGCTACACCTTCAGCCTGCAGGAAATAGCTTT
The DNA window shown above is from Chitinophaga agri and carries:
- a CDS encoding RagB/SusD family nutrient uptake outer membrane protein; this encodes MKKIILPILMAALLVVNQGCNKELDLYPADKLPTADALKDIQGVNAAVNGMYEGLKVTEYYGRNYLIIPEITADNVYLSFNNSNRFLSSWRVSWVLADGDVTGIWNRIYAVILRANNIVNSVPLLQDGTDAEKNSALGQALFVRALGHFDLLRVFSTPYAIGGGSTLGVPVMTKFEVGSPKRNTVEEVYTQVIADLTKAKELLPADRNDPYTASSYAASALLARVYLYKGDNANAITEATRVINGGYQIAAASTLTNFYNTPGTPEDIFTVRILSNESLGSDNFGRMYLKPGYGDIRVSPDLKNVLETGDARNVYVSEFTGSPAEFQNNKFSGQDGISGLYSAKVLRISEMYLIRAEAYAKSENYAAALTDVNAIRTHRNLTPLENIPNANVLTAVLKEKRVEFMFEGHRYFDLLRNKLDIVRNYCNNPNQLNTPRCTIEASSPTAIFPIPQREIDVNLNIEQNPGYKK
- a CDS encoding SusC/RagA family TonB-linked outer membrane protein, which translates into the protein MKHTLLLWLIMAISVLPALAQTRTIKGKVTDAKDGSAVPYATVRIHGSNKGTATDQNGNFSIELGAGQTLVISSVGFGAQTVKPDQSGSVNVSLAADNTLTEYIATGYVNTNRVKKVSAVAEVTAEKLANTPLVDINQALQGQAAGVFVGGASGQPGSVQNVRIRGVGSISASAAPLYVIDGIIVDGRDVNNTSNLALQSNDLLANLNPNDVESINVLKDASATAMYGSRGANGVIVITTKKGKAGVTTFGARAQYGSSKASFGKSGLLTPAESLAYNRDVLALNGYTPAEIDEEFPASLLSTGFDWRDAGFRTAKMQDYGISASGGNEKTKLYLSAGYNDQEGTVINSGLKRYTLISNVSQKVNDRLDVSTNLNLSQSDANSAMGGNYYASPLLGAFFVSPFQSPYKPDGSLYTGLEADFNAASGDNFLYSIYRNDKKLSNFRGLGGVTVAYRIFDWLKVQEKVNLDMVNSSANLFYDPTTGDGYNAADPLKSGSIYNQSLKATTLTNQFSFTGNFNIGEDHQLDYLALTEYNRFKSRSFNAEGIGIIGSQLKVLDITATPQAVGGNATDYTFLSYMGQLNYSFRQKYNLSVGARTDGSSRFGVNNRYGTFFSVGASWRLIEEGFMQSQNAFSDLKLRVSYGQTGNADFGTIDNFVARALYDYGTSYNGAPGNAPNTIGNVDLTWEKNKSFNIGLDLALLNGAISATIDVYKRNTDGLLLNTPVSSTSGFTTQMTNVGSLENKGIEALITSKNFDDNNGFSWRTELNIGMNRNKVTSLFMGRDVAGANSTQLHRVGQPVQSWYLNEWAGVDPKNGDPLWYTADGKTTNNINLAERRIVGNSQPKFTGGLTNTFEYKGISLSVFFYAVTGNKILNRTRNLGDADGAYFGYGYDKLAAQNYWRKEGDIAERPKPIPGGNKNANSALSTRYLEDGSFLRLRNINLAYSLPAKWVRAAKLSSVKLYAQAANLATWTSYTGWDPEQDISALEFFRYPPSKSITFGANINF
- a CDS encoding RagB/SusD family nutrient uptake outer membrane protein, which produces MNRKNKIWIWLLAGVTCTSLFSCSKDLQQDPEQAIPSDLVFTSGPTSLSALYGVYSRSQRPEVTGGQPQIIGDFMADNAECYGTALFSEISTFTASPSSSIISEMWRIHFDAIMGANMVIEKVPGVQDPAFSAKDRKMYVAEAKFVRTILYFQLLNLFAQPYQVQQGGTPGIPVVTAAFDGNITYPSRGTVNEAHAQFEKDLLEALPDLSPTFSDPVMARGRATKGAAFALLSRLYLYREQWDKAAQYADSVLKSPYYNLATDYAFYDANTMEDVFSVQNTDTDPPGSGFGWAYYYRPFATNNGGFCPFTTSLETAFTQEANDKRFLMSDEGTAGNGQKKRFTLKFPNVGTYKDNAPLIRVTEMYLNRAEALAELNGVNQESVKLMNALRRRAGLAEWDINTFGEKEAFINAILNERRKELCFEGHRRMDLLRRGFSLRENDPAKKAGADRVILPLPQRELDVSPALKGHQNPGY
- a CDS encoding SusC/RagA family TonB-linked outer membrane protein, giving the protein MKKGVFLYLFSLISVLPAFAQMRTLTGTVTADSSGTPLPGVTIHLKGSTYRVATSPDGSYSMSIGGTPELQFSMVGFQSRQVKVGPDMTRLDIKLASVSSKLSEVVVVGYGEQSQQYTTQAVAVVKAADFANVPTVTPQQLLQGQVAGVSMTNSSGLLGNASLVRVRGTASITAGTQPLFIVDGVPLNDGAYNSTNNGGGSLLNPLLEMNPDDIESITVLKDAAAAAIYGSRGSNGVILIATKKGGYRQKTQIRLDYATGWVRPTGKIDVLNGPEYASFFNNYITKVTGAAQKDFPAESTDWPSLVTRTGRNSNYSLSANGGNEKTRFYIGGNYADDESFVIGNNLQKYSGRINLEHTANKHLRLGVNFTTAYTNMDRIPVENGTQAPYTRGLLNTPFTAAYTADGQYDSPGNNPLAYINLSSNKYYTRRNTGNAYAKLNITDYLWVKTDWGMDFLETEERYRRSAKITGTTAGTAGRTIWQDNKWLTTNSINFDKRFADVHQVTLLAAHSYETARYDDIRVTGSGFTSDLLPNVGSAATITGAATGKAWGLESYIFRGNYRYKDKYLFEGTLRRDGSSRFDANNRFGNFWAVSGGWIMSEERFIRDLGFIDYMKVTASYGVTGNDRIGYYDYMSLYTAGNDANYGGQPGLRPTQIKNPKLSWEENRQLDLGVAVNVLDNRLQLSVDYYSKHSKNLLLYMVIPSTTGFGFATRNTGEMLNRGVDLQITGVPVKTKDLQWTTTLNLGYLHNKVLSLPPDNKDDENRNFVLSTYNGQRVLQGHSLNTFYLLKYKGINPETGDPEWYTKDGKVTSTPSAKDQNIVGSGMPKWTGGFNNTVRYKQFDLGVNFYFSYGNKVMLTEFRELDNVKVNVSTNVSKDLLNYWQKPGDQAFAPAATSASWKNGNSFAQLSSAQLFNGSFLRLKTLSLGYNVPASLLNRTRVLSGVRLYAMGQNLLTVKDRHFRGADPEVSQYGANAQVAGEGYFSLPQPKSITVGANLVF